A genomic window from Tolypothrix sp. PCC 7910 includes:
- a CDS encoding DUF2834 domain-containing protein has protein sequence MTRKIGFGLLWLGFIVYAFFLAPPDRPDTFELIKNLSIVQWQGINPLVIALFNIMGIWPVIYSAVVLFDGRGQKIRAWPFAIASFAVGAFALLPYLALRQPNPQFQGKKNAVLKLLDSRVTGVGLTIATVILVAYGLQGNWSEFVQQWQTSRFIHVMSLDFALLCLLFPTLVRDDMARRAWKNPALFWLITLIPLFGPLIYLCVRPPLPERGLDTVSIPQETVTN, from the coding sequence ATGACCAGAAAAATTGGCTTTGGGTTGTTGTGGCTAGGATTTATTGTTTATGCATTTTTCCTTGCCCCACCCGATCGCCCTGATACATTTGAGTTAATCAAGAATTTGAGCATTGTGCAATGGCAAGGTATTAACCCTTTAGTCATTGCTTTATTTAACATCATGGGTATTTGGCCTGTAATTTACAGTGCTGTAGTACTTTTTGATGGGAGAGGACAAAAAATCCGAGCTTGGCCATTTGCGATCGCATCTTTTGCAGTCGGAGCATTTGCACTTTTACCCTACTTAGCGCTACGCCAACCAAATCCACAGTTTCAGGGTAAAAAAAATGCTGTTCTCAAACTGCTAGATTCCCGTGTAACTGGAGTTGGTTTAACTATAGCCACAGTTATTTTAGTAGCCTATGGTTTACAAGGTAATTGGAGTGAGTTTGTACAACAATGGCAAACTAGCCGCTTCATTCATGTTATGAGCCTAGATTTTGCTCTATTGTGCCTATTATTTCCGACATTAGTAAGAGATGATATGGCACGTCGCGCTTGGAAAAATCCCGCATTATTCTGGTTAATAACTTTAATTCCCTTGTTCGGGCCCCTCATATATTTATGTGTGCGTCCACCTCTACCAGAAAGGGGATTAGACACAGTATCTATTCCGCAAGAAACAGTGACAAATTAA
- a CDS encoding DUF3352 domain-containing protein produces the protein MLNVNRQSSFFTFLVAGAIAFILFVIGGYYWFFVKSPVNLVATSSVQSSAAIFVSKFSPITVSLLVNPDKLQALEREGELSKLKTSLLAKSNIDYQEDIQPWLGNEITLAVTSLDIDREPENGQQPGYLLALATTQPQKSREFVDLLFSKRVLAGGNLATEEYEGVKLIYDNPPPKQDFLAGAVVGDDFVLFANDLKVLKDAINNVQAPDLNLNSYVQYQKATQQLPKGAVAVAFLNFPSLAKWQGLELQESTYDSEIISFVLNSKGLIAETSFLSAVSAESVTASPAPLLSQPVGALQYIPTSAGLAISGANLSNLGNTDLAKLWKQVTATLGGSREGVKSKIAKPLTDLQNPWGINLPEDIFSWVEGEYAIALLPQNQPASNSWVFVAEQSPKVAEGIARLDAIAAAKGLNVNSLSLNQQKISAWTELIANSNKADVKPSAFTVETKVQGVHTTLGNYEIFASDLETMAEILNAKDNSLIKNRDFQDSIAAIPQPNQGYIYLDWTKSQKLVERQLPILKLVEVVGKPFFENLRSLTVSSYGNDSGLLKGGVFLKLKP, from the coding sequence ATGTTAAATGTGAACAGGCAAAGCTCGTTTTTCACCTTCCTTGTAGCAGGTGCGATCGCATTCATATTGTTTGTGATTGGTGGTTATTACTGGTTTTTCGTCAAAAGTCCAGTGAACCTTGTGGCTACTAGTTCTGTGCAGTCTAGCGCAGCTATATTTGTATCGAAATTTTCTCCGATTACAGTTTCTCTATTAGTAAATCCAGACAAATTACAGGCGTTAGAGCGTGAAGGCGAATTATCTAAGCTAAAAACTAGTTTGTTGGCTAAGAGTAATATCGATTACCAAGAAGATATTCAACCTTGGTTAGGTAATGAAATTACTCTCGCTGTTACTAGCTTAGATATCGATCGCGAACCAGAAAATGGACAACAACCTGGATATTTGCTGGCGCTAGCAACTACGCAACCACAAAAAAGTCGTGAGTTTGTAGATTTGCTGTTTTCTAAGCGGGTATTAGCTGGAGGAAACTTAGCCACTGAAGAATATGAAGGTGTAAAGCTAATTTACGACAATCCGCCACCCAAGCAAGATTTTCTCGCAGGTGCTGTTGTCGGCGATGACTTTGTCTTATTCGCTAACGATTTGAAAGTACTCAAAGATGCAATTAATAATGTTCAAGCACCCGATTTAAATTTAAACAGCTATGTGCAATATCAGAAAGCTACACAACAATTACCTAAAGGTGCTGTGGCTGTAGCTTTCTTAAATTTCCCTTCCTTAGCAAAATGGCAAGGTTTAGAACTGCAAGAATCAACCTATGACAGCGAAATTATTTCCTTTGTATTAAACTCCAAAGGCTTAATTGCAGAAACCAGCTTTTTAAGTGCAGTTTCTGCAGAAAGCGTTACTGCTTCTCCTGCGCCATTACTCTCACAACCTGTAGGCGCATTGCAATATATCCCCACATCAGCAGGTTTAGCTATCTCTGGTGCTAATTTAAGCAATTTGGGTAACACCGATTTAGCCAAACTCTGGAAACAGGTTACAGCAACCCTAGGGGGTTCTAGGGAGGGTGTGAAATCGAAGATAGCGAAACCATTGACGGATTTGCAAAACCCTTGGGGGATAAATTTACCAGAGGACATTTTCAGCTGGGTAGAAGGAGAATATGCGATCGCACTCTTACCCCAAAACCAGCCAGCAAGTAACAGTTGGGTGTTTGTAGCCGAACAGTCCCCCAAAGTGGCCGAAGGAATTGCGCGGTTAGATGCGATCGCTGCAGCTAAAGGGTTGAATGTGAATTCTCTCAGCCTCAATCAACAAAAAATCTCCGCTTGGACTGAATTAATCGCTAATAGCAATAAAGCTGATGTTAAGCCTTCCGCTTTTACAGTAGAGACAAAAGTCCAGGGAGTGCATACAACTTTAGGGAATTACGAAATTTTTGCTTCCGATTTAGAGACAATGGCGGAAATTCTCAACGCTAAAGACAACTCTTTAATTAAAAATCGCGATTTCCAAGATAGTATTGCAGCTATTCCCCAGCCTAATCAAGGTTACATATATCTTGACTGGACAAAAAGTCAAAAGCTTGTAGAACGCCAGCTACCGATTCTTAAACTAGTAGAAGTAGTAGGTAAACCCTTTTTCGAGAATCTGCGATCGCTCACAGTTAGCAGTTACGGTAACGATTCGGGATTGCTCAAAGGTGGCGTATTTTTAAAGCTTAAACCTTAG
- a CDS encoding DUF1997 domain-containing protein yields the protein MLSRNGEYQSLEITETVLPVASSAAEAEDALSGVPVAMPTKFYGSYSDCMEMYAPAAMVAEYLNTHSSWFSRCAEPMKVQPLGENGYALIIGRFGSFGYEVEPKIGLELLPADAGVYRIRTIPIPDYQSPGYDVDYRASLHLVENISDVTGDVTGVTRVEWELDLVVELHFPRFIQRLPKSLIQSTGDRVLNQIVRQVSRRLTRKVQEDFHQSFGIPFNAAKKKR from the coding sequence ATGCTTTCAAGAAACGGCGAATATCAATCATTAGAAATAACAGAAACTGTTTTACCTGTAGCGTCCAGTGCCGCAGAAGCGGAGGATGCATTGTCAGGAGTCCCTGTAGCAATGCCTACAAAATTTTATGGTAGCTACAGTGACTGTATGGAAATGTATGCGCCAGCGGCAATGGTTGCAGAGTATCTTAATACTCACTCTTCCTGGTTTTCGCGTTGTGCTGAACCGATGAAAGTACAACCATTGGGGGAAAATGGCTACGCTTTAATCATTGGTCGTTTTGGCTCCTTTGGTTATGAAGTTGAGCCGAAAATAGGGTTAGAATTATTACCTGCTGATGCAGGTGTATACCGTATTCGTACTATTCCTATTCCTGATTATCAGTCGCCTGGTTATGACGTAGATTATCGAGCATCCCTACATTTAGTAGAAAATATATCTGACGTAACTGGTGATGTTACGGGGGTGACAAGAGTAGAATGGGAATTAGATTTGGTCGTGGAACTTCACTTCCCTAGGTTCATTCAGCGCCTACCCAAGTCTTTAATTCAATCTACAGGCGATCGCGTACTCAACCAAATCGTTCGTCAAGTATCCCGTCGCTTAACTCGCAAAGTCCAAGAAGATTTTCATCAATCTTTTGGTATACCCTTTAATGCTGCTAAGAAAAAGCGGTAA
- a CDS encoding SDR family oxidoreductase, which produces MKAFVAGATGETGRRIVQELIAHKIPVRALVRDTEKAREILPTEAQLVVGDVLKPETLTEALGDSTVLLCATGAKPSFDPTGPYKVDFEGTKNLVDAAKAKGIEHFVFVSSLCTSQLFHPLNLFWLILVWKKQAEEYLQKSGLIYTIVRPGGLKNEDNSNPIVMQGADTLFDGSIPRQKVAQVCVEALFEPTARNKVLEIVSKPEATAKNFRELFTNVA; this is translated from the coding sequence ATGAAAGCATTTGTAGCAGGGGCAACAGGTGAGACAGGTCGCCGGATTGTACAAGAACTCATAGCGCACAAAATTCCCGTCCGTGCTTTAGTCAGGGATACTGAGAAAGCTAGGGAGATATTGCCCACTGAGGCGCAGTTGGTAGTAGGTGATGTGTTAAAACCCGAAACCCTGACAGAAGCTTTAGGTGATAGTACAGTATTACTGTGTGCTACTGGTGCTAAACCCAGTTTTGATCCTACTGGGCCCTATAAAGTAGATTTTGAAGGTACTAAAAATTTAGTAGATGCTGCTAAAGCGAAGGGGATTGAGCATTTTGTCTTTGTTTCTTCCTTGTGTACTTCCCAGTTGTTCCATCCCCTAAATTTGTTTTGGCTAATTTTAGTTTGGAAAAAGCAAGCTGAGGAATACCTTCAAAAAAGCGGCCTTATCTATACGATTGTGCGGCCTGGGGGTTTGAAGAATGAAGATAACTCTAATCCGATAGTGATGCAGGGCGCTGATACGTTGTTTGATGGTAGCATTCCTCGGCAAAAAGTTGCCCAGGTTTGCGTAGAAGCTCTTTTTGAACCCACTGCACGTAATAAAGTTCTGGAAATTGTTTCTAAACCAGAGGCTACTGCCAAAAACTTTAGGGAACTATTTACTAACGTTGCTTGA
- the tadA gene encoding tRNA adenosine(34) deaminase TadA: MSIADPEYLLHRGWMTHALKLAQAAGDAGEVPVGAVIIDAGGNVLAEGENRKERDKDPTAHAEIIALRAAAKILQNWHLNECTLYVTLEPCPMCAGAIIHSRLGLLVYGVDDTKTGAIRTVINIPDSAASNHRLKVIGGILESTCRQQLQAWFATRRHRRN; the protein is encoded by the coding sequence ATGTCTATTGCAGACCCAGAATATCTTCTTCACAGAGGATGGATGACCCATGCCTTAAAATTGGCACAAGCTGCCGGTGATGCAGGAGAAGTACCTGTAGGGGCTGTAATCATCGATGCTGGGGGTAATGTGCTAGCGGAGGGCGAAAATAGGAAAGAACGCGACAAAGACCCCACAGCTCACGCAGAGATTATTGCTTTAAGGGCAGCTGCAAAAATTTTACAAAATTGGCATCTTAATGAATGTACGCTCTATGTCACCTTAGAACCTTGCCCGATGTGTGCCGGTGCTATTATACACTCTCGCTTGGGATTGTTGGTGTATGGAGTAGACGATACCAAAACTGGTGCAATCCGTACTGTTATCAACATCCCCGATAGTGCTGCTTCTAATCACCGCCTCAAAGTCATTGGAGGCATTTTAGAGTCTACCTGCCGTCAGCAGTTGCAAGCTTGGTTTGCTACCCGACGACATCGAAGAAACTAG
- a CDS encoding S8 family serine peptidase, whose translation MNDPINLANSGNTGVPASNLGLVLQRGGEELILEKVLDRFSVRLSSDIPPEQLSQLSWGTWQRSIPQARLEILTVAPNELDKAMSQARADQNVAFASHIYKLKDNPGTFVYLNDQITIQFADAVDAAKINALSLSFNLVQDKPVLGLPNTFVFLVSKQATENPIKIANQLQGIKEVLAAEPNILVRQETHYKPRDPLYPKQWYLNHNGSNQLAAGSHISVESAWDITRGVRSVVVAVVDDSFDLNHPDFQGSGKIVAPRDLKENDFLPLPDVEETSHGTACAGLAVAEENGKGIVGVAPGCALMPIRTTGFLDDESIEDIFNWAIEKGASVISCSWGASAVYFPLSLRQSAAITRAATKGRNGKGCVILFAAGNANRPISGTVFERNWPKNLLSGDTDWLSGFAVHADVLAISAANSLAKKSAYSNWGENIAVCAPSNNAPPGMWFQDQGFMETQPAIATTLSGLGMLTTDQLGAAGYDAGDFTSNFGGTSAATPVVAGVAALILSANPDLTAKQVRRILQETADKIVDTNPDPQLGLKEGTYDSNGHSQWFGYGKINAAKAVQAAQQMRAGTPTVTKQIKGRNDSKLGIPDNNRQGIKSAIAISEASLIQDIQITVNITHDFLGDLEIYVIAPNNQPVLLQNRTLGRRTNLQTTYTVRSHPALKQLLSISAKGNWQLQIIDYVPQDIGQLNSWELILSV comes from the coding sequence ATGAATGATCCCATCAATTTGGCAAATTCTGGCAACACCGGTGTACCTGCCAGCAATTTAGGCTTAGTATTACAACGCGGTGGTGAAGAATTAATTTTAGAAAAGGTTTTGGATCGTTTCAGTGTTCGTCTTTCTAGCGATATTCCTCCTGAACAATTATCACAATTGAGTTGGGGAACTTGGCAGCGTAGCATTCCCCAAGCAAGGCTAGAAATTTTGACGGTTGCACCCAATGAATTAGACAAAGCAATGTCCCAAGCACGTGCTGATCAAAATGTTGCTTTTGCCAGCCATATTTACAAACTCAAAGATAATCCTGGGACTTTTGTTTATCTTAATGACCAAATTACAATTCAATTTGCAGATGCAGTTGATGCAGCTAAAATCAATGCTCTTTCCCTGTCCTTTAACCTAGTACAAGATAAACCAGTCCTGGGTCTACCTAACACTTTTGTATTTCTTGTCAGCAAACAAGCCACAGAAAATCCCATTAAAATTGCTAATCAATTACAAGGAATTAAAGAAGTCTTAGCGGCTGAACCGAATATTTTGGTTCGCCAAGAAACTCATTACAAACCCCGTGATCCCCTTTATCCTAAGCAATGGTATCTCAACCACAATGGCAGCAACCAATTAGCAGCAGGTTCTCATATTTCTGTGGAATCGGCTTGGGATATTACTCGCGGTGTTCGTTCTGTGGTTGTGGCGGTGGTAGATGATTCTTTTGACTTGAACCATCCAGATTTTCAAGGTAGCGGTAAAATTGTTGCCCCGAGAGATTTGAAAGAAAATGACTTTTTACCTTTACCAGATGTAGAGGAAACTAGCCACGGTACAGCTTGTGCAGGTTTAGCTGTAGCCGAAGAGAATGGTAAAGGTATTGTCGGAGTTGCCCCTGGTTGTGCTTTAATGCCCATTCGCACCACTGGTTTTTTAGATGATGAATCGATTGAAGATATTTTCAATTGGGCAATTGAAAAGGGCGCTAGTGTAATTTCTTGCAGTTGGGGAGCATCAGCTGTTTATTTCCCCTTATCTTTGCGCCAAAGCGCAGCTATTACCCGTGCCGCTACCAAAGGACGCAATGGTAAAGGCTGCGTGATTTTGTTTGCGGCTGGTAACGCCAACCGCCCGATTAGCGGTACGGTGTTTGAGCGTAATTGGCCAAAAAATTTACTGTCAGGTGATACAGATTGGCTCAGTGGTTTTGCTGTACATGCAGATGTGTTGGCCATCTCAGCGGCTAACAGTTTGGCTAAGAAATCTGCCTATAGCAATTGGGGTGAAAACATTGCCGTATGTGCTCCAAGTAACAACGCTCCCCCTGGGATGTGGTTTCAGGATCAAGGGTTTATGGAAACACAACCTGCGATCGCCACTACACTATCAGGATTAGGAATGCTAACTACTGACCAATTAGGTGCAGCTGGTTACGATGCTGGGGATTTTACCAGCAACTTTGGCGGTACTTCCGCCGCAACTCCTGTAGTTGCTGGCGTAGCAGCCCTAATTCTCTCCGCAAATCCCGATTTAACCGCTAAACAAGTTAGGCGGATATTGCAAGAAACCGCCGATAAAATTGTGGACACCAACCCCGATCCGCAACTGGGTTTAAAGGAAGGAACCTATGATAGTAACGGTCATTCCCAATGGTTCGGTTATGGTAAAATCAACGCCGCCAAAGCAGTACAAGCAGCACAGCAAATGCGTGCAGGTACACCAACTGTCACCAAGCAAATAAAGGGCAGAAATGATAGTAAATTAGGAATTCCAGATAACAATAGGCAAGGAATAAAAAGTGCGATCGCCATTTCTGAGGCGAGTCTAATTCAAGATATTCAAATAACAGTTAATATTACCCACGATTTCTTAGGTGATTTAGAAATCTATGTAATTGCTCCCAATAACCAACCAGTTTTATTACAAAACCGTACCTTAGGCCGTCGTACCAACTTACAAACAACTTATACAGTGCGATCGCATCCAGCCCTCAAACAGCTGCTATCCATATCAGCTAAAGGTAACTGGCAATTGCAAATTATTGATTATGTACCCCAAGATATCGGTCAGCTTAATAGTTGGGAATTAATTTTAAGTGTTTAG
- a CDS encoding lysophospholipid acyltransferase family protein, protein MEFYSAHPTCQETIATTAANHKVAHTTSGVSSWLAPVAYLLGRHVLLPSFFGHIQITGQENMPSTGPIILAPTHRSRWDALLVPYAAIACRAKKDLRFMVTSSECTGLQGWFVRRLGGFPIDPKRPAISTLRHGVELLEQKKTLVIFPEGGIYRDGEVHPLKPGIARLALSAEASQPDLGIKILPISINYSQPYPNWGTDVMIHIAPPIKVADYSNGCVKQNAKRLTADLAKALQQLSHQETEITNPTFVEMPNS, encoded by the coding sequence ATGGAATTTTACTCTGCTCATCCTACCTGTCAAGAAACAATAGCAACTACCGCCGCAAATCACAAGGTGGCTCATACTACCTCAGGGGTTTCTTCTTGGTTAGCGCCTGTTGCGTATCTTTTAGGTCGTCACGTGCTTTTACCGTCGTTTTTTGGGCATATTCAAATTACCGGACAAGAAAATATGCCCAGCACTGGGCCGATAATTCTTGCGCCTACCCACCGTTCGCGCTGGGATGCGTTACTTGTACCCTATGCGGCGATCGCTTGTCGGGCAAAGAAAGACCTAAGATTTATGGTGACTAGTAGCGAATGCACAGGATTGCAAGGCTGGTTTGTGCGCCGTTTGGGGGGTTTTCCTATCGATCCCAAACGTCCAGCAATTAGCACTCTGCGTCATGGCGTTGAGCTACTTGAGCAGAAAAAAACTCTAGTTATTTTCCCAGAGGGGGGTATTTATCGGGATGGGGAAGTTCACCCCTTAAAACCCGGAATTGCGCGGTTAGCTTTGAGTGCAGAAGCTAGTCAGCCAGACTTGGGAATTAAAATTTTACCTATTAGTATTAACTACAGCCAACCTTATCCCAATTGGGGTACAGATGTGATGATTCACATTGCCCCACCTATCAAAGTTGCCGATTATAGTAACGGTTGTGTCAAACAAAATGCTAAACGCTTAACTGCTGATTTAGCTAAAGCTTTGCAACAACTTAGTCACCAAGAAACAGAAATTACGAATCCGACATTTGTCGAAATGCCTAATTCGTAA
- the hrcA gene encoding heat-inducible transcriptional repressor HrcA — translation MQVQLTNRQQHILWATVRHYIATAEPVGSKALIEEYDLGVSSATIRNVMGVLEKSGLLFQPHTSAGRVPSDSGYRIYVDQLITPSEALAKEVEQALQKRLHWEDWSLEALLHGAAQILASLSGCISLITMPQTNTALLRHLQLMQIETGRIMLIVVTDNYETHSRLMDLSPTREETKLDPEVIDRELQIVSNFLNSHLRGRSLLELATLDWSELDQEFQRYGEFLKTSVAELARKTVAPTATQIMVRGVGEVLRQPEFSQVQQVQTIIHLLEEEQDQLWRLIFEQPEVEDQSKPRVNVRIGAENPLEPIRTCTLISSTYRRGSVPVGSVGVLGPTRLDYESAIAVVAAAADYLSEAFS, via the coding sequence ATGCAAGTCCAGTTGACAAATCGACAACAGCATATACTTTGGGCAACGGTACGTCATTACATTGCTACGGCAGAGCCTGTTGGGTCAAAAGCGTTAATTGAAGAATACGACCTAGGGGTTAGTTCAGCCACAATTCGCAATGTGATGGGTGTCCTAGAAAAATCTGGTTTACTATTCCAACCACATACATCTGCTGGACGAGTACCTTCGGACTCTGGATATCGCATTTATGTAGATCAGCTAATTACACCATCAGAAGCTTTGGCTAAAGAGGTAGAACAAGCGCTGCAAAAACGCTTACATTGGGAAGATTGGAGTTTAGAAGCGCTACTACATGGCGCAGCGCAGATTTTAGCTAGCTTGAGTGGGTGTATCAGCTTGATTACTATGCCACAAACTAATACAGCATTGTTACGCCATTTGCAATTAATGCAAATTGAAACGGGGCGAATTATGCTGATTGTGGTGACAGACAACTATGAAACACATTCGCGGTTAATGGATTTATCACCGACAAGGGAAGAAACCAAACTCGACCCAGAAGTAATAGATCGTGAATTGCAAATCGTCTCTAACTTTTTGAATAGCCACCTGCGAGGACGCAGCTTGTTGGAATTAGCCACCCTAGATTGGAGCGAATTAGATCAAGAATTCCAACGCTATGGCGAATTCCTCAAAACTTCCGTTGCAGAATTAGCCCGTAAGACTGTTGCACCCACAGCCACACAAATTATGGTTCGCGGAGTGGGCGAAGTTTTGCGTCAGCCAGAATTTTCTCAAGTCCAGCAAGTCCAAACAATTATCCATCTGTTGGAAGAAGAACAAGACCAGCTGTGGCGATTAATCTTTGAACAGCCAGAGGTTGAAGATCAGAGCAAGCCACGGGTAAATGTTCGCATTGGTGCAGAAAACCCACTCGAACCAATACGCACCTGCACCTTGATTAGCTCTACCTATCGCCGGGGTAGCGTACCTGTCGGGAGTGTAGGAGTTTTAGGCCCCACACGCCTAGATTACGAAAGTGCGATCGCTGTTGTAGCTGCGGCTGCTGATTACCTATCGGAAGCTTTCAGTTAA
- a CDS encoding rhodanese-like domain-containing protein: MTGNSPNQPIAHISVEELAQRLSTKDSSIQLVDVREPQELAIASIEGFVNFPLSEFAEWGEQVPTLLNPHAETLVLCHHGMRSAQMCQWLLAQGFTNVKNITGGIAAYSQLVDPSVPQY; encoded by the coding sequence ATGACAGGCAATTCTCCTAATCAACCCATTGCCCACATTAGCGTTGAGGAACTTGCACAACGTCTCTCAACCAAGGATTCCAGTATTCAGCTAGTGGATGTGCGCGAACCCCAAGAACTCGCGATCGCTAGCATTGAGGGTTTTGTTAACTTCCCTCTCAGTGAATTTGCAGAATGGGGTGAGCAAGTCCCCACCCTTTTAAATCCTCATGCTGAAACCCTAGTTCTTTGCCACCACGGTATGCGCTCTGCTCAAATGTGCCAGTGGTTGCTCGCCCAGGGTTTTACCAATGTTAAAAATATTACAGGTGGCATCGCTGCTTATTCTCAGCTAGTTGACCCTTCAGTGCCACAGTATTAG
- a CDS encoding DUF4079 domain-containing protein translates to MNLELSPSFKYWLNFFHPIMMWALLAISIYAAYLGLQVQRTRNAQGEEKKELIKGRYNIRHYQIGSILLALMVAGAVGGMAVTYINNGKLFVGPHLLAGLGMTSLIAFSAALSPYMQKGANWARMTHILLNFTLLGLFAWQAVTGVQIVQRILTNA, encoded by the coding sequence ATGAATTTGGAACTTTCTCCATCATTTAAATATTGGCTGAACTTCTTTCACCCAATCATGATGTGGGCATTATTGGCTATCTCCATATATGCTGCCTATCTGGGGCTACAAGTACAGCGTACTAGAAATGCTCAGGGTGAAGAGAAAAAAGAATTGATTAAAGGTAGATATAACATTAGACATTATCAAATTGGATCTATACTCTTGGCTTTGATGGTAGCAGGTGCGGTTGGCGGGATGGCTGTTACCTACATCAATAATGGCAAATTATTTGTAGGCCCTCACCTGCTAGCAGGCCTTGGTATGACTAGTTTGATTGCATTTTCCGCTGCCCTTTCTCCTTATATGCAAAAAGGAGCAAACTGGGCGCGTATGACTCATATTTTATTAAATTTCACACTTTTAGGGCTGTTTGCTTGGCAGGCTGTCACTGGTGTGCAAATTGTTCAAAGAATTTTGACGAATGCATAG
- a CDS encoding SDR family oxidoreductase gives MAPTVLITGASQGIGKATALLFARKGYNLVLTSRQHENLQAVAQEIQSFSSTTPLIVPCDVKEPSQVSTLVEKSLAHYGYIDILVNNAGIYASGPVEQFSLSDWHQVLDTNLWGYIHTIEALLPHFLERGSGTIVNVSSIGGKVPTAYLVPYCTSKFAVTGLTEALEAELKPKNILVCGIYPNLIKSNFLDKAVFRGNNEQDLQQRREQLQNVVQNPVVEKPEDVADAIWNAVQNQKTEVMVGSANFSQTVYRWFPGFTKWVSRQVLKNQDVSH, from the coding sequence ATGGCTCCTACTGTTTTAATTACAGGTGCTTCCCAAGGTATCGGTAAAGCCACTGCTCTTTTATTTGCTCGCAAAGGCTACAATTTGGTATTGACATCCCGTCAGCATGAGAACTTGCAAGCAGTTGCACAAGAGATCCAAAGCTTTAGTAGTACAACACCATTGATTGTACCTTGTGATGTTAAAGAACCATCTCAGGTAAGTACACTAGTGGAGAAATCACTAGCTCATTATGGTTATATCGACATACTTGTAAATAATGCAGGTATCTATGCATCTGGGCCAGTTGAGCAGTTTTCTCTGAGTGATTGGCATCAGGTATTAGACACTAACTTATGGGGATATATTCACACAATTGAAGCTTTACTACCTCATTTTTTAGAACGAGGTAGTGGAACCATAGTTAATGTCAGTTCCATTGGTGGTAAAGTACCAACTGCTTATTTAGTTCCCTATTGTACTAGTAAGTTTGCTGTGACTGGATTAACAGAAGCACTAGAAGCAGAATTAAAGCCTAAAAATATTCTTGTGTGTGGCATTTATCCGAATTTAATCAAGAGTAATTTTTTAGATAAGGCTGTTTTTCGGGGTAACAACGAGCAAGACTTACAACAACGTCGCGAACAGCTACAAAATGTTGTACAAAATCCTGTAGTAGAAAAACCTGAAGATGTGGCAGATGCTATATGGAATGCAGTCCAAAATCAAAAGACTGAAGTAATGGTTGGTTCAGCTAATTTTTCACAGACTGTTTATCGTTGGTTTCCTGGTTTTACAAAGTGGGTTTCTCGACAAGTATTGAAGAATCAAGATGTTTCCCATTGA
- the crtW gene encoding beta-carotene ketolase CrtW yields MIQLEQAPNLEKNFIPEFRSKFQFEGLLIAIFIIILWAISQIFLLWLDFSKCNILILLSFIIWQTFLYTGLFITAHDAMHGLVLPNYPKINHFVGSLCLKLYGLLPYQKLLKKHWLHHQHPAGELDPDFHDGKHENFIAWYFHFMKSYGSWRQIISIVIIYRILLHLLRIPAANLNYFWALPSLFSSLQLFYFGTFIPHKQPIGGYIAPHNAQTIDRPMWWSFITCYHFGYHKEHHEYPHIPWWQLPEIYTISKNKL; encoded by the coding sequence ATGATTCAGTTAGAACAAGCACCTAATCTTGAAAAGAATTTTATTCCAGAATTCAGAAGTAAATTTCAGTTTGAGGGACTTTTAATTGCTATTTTCATTATTATCCTATGGGCTATTAGCCAGATTTTCTTACTGTGGCTTGATTTCTCTAAGTGCAATATTTTGATATTGTTGTCATTTATAATTTGGCAAACATTTTTATACACGGGTTTATTTATTACAGCTCATGATGCAATGCATGGGTTAGTATTGCCTAATTATCCTAAAATTAATCATTTTGTTGGTTCATTATGTTTAAAACTTTATGGATTATTACCATATCAAAAACTATTAAAAAAGCATTGGCTACACCATCAGCATCCTGCTGGTGAGTTAGATCCCGATTTTCATGATGGTAAACATGAGAATTTCATTGCTTGGTATTTTCATTTTATGAAAAGTTATGGGAGTTGGAGACAGATTATTTCTATAGTTATTATCTATAGAATTCTTCTTCATCTACTTCGCATACCTGCTGCTAATTTAAATTACTTTTGGGCACTACCATCACTTTTTAGTTCATTACAATTATTTTATTTTGGGACTTTTATACCTCACAAGCAGCCTATAGGTGGTTATATTGCGCCTCACAACGCCCAAACGATTGACCGTCCAATGTGGTGGTCATTTATTACTTGCTATCATTTTGGCTACCACAAAGAACATCACGAATATCCCCATATTCCTTGGTGGCAGCTACCAGAAATTTATACAATATCTAAAAATAAATTGTGA